A region of the Gammaproteobacteria bacterium genome:
CGGGGCGCCCAACGGCGGCGGCGCCTCGGCCGAGGCGCTTTCCGCGAAGGTGGTCGTGCAGAACCTCACGATCCGCTACGGGAACCATGTGGCGCTGCGAGGGCTGGATCTCTCCATTCGCCGGAACGAGATCCTGGGGGTCATCGGCCCCGCGGGCTCGGGCAAGACCTCGTTCCTGCGCGCCCTCAACCGCATGGACGAGTTCATCCCCGGGATGGAGGTGGAGGGCCGTATCACCTTCGACGGCCGCGATATCCGACGCGTGCGCAATGTGTACGCGCTGCGCAGCCGCATCGGCGTGGTCTTTCCGCTCCCGGTGGGGCTCCCGCTCACCGTCTACGAGAACGTGGCCCTGGCTCCGCGCCTGCGGGGCGTGCGCAAAGGCAGCGAGCTCGACGAGATCGTCGAACGGTGCCTCCGGCGCGCCGCGCTCTGGGAAGAGGTCAGGGACCGGCTTGACTCGCTCGGAAGCCTGCTCTCCGGAGGCCAGCAGCAGCGCCTCACCATCGCGCGCGCGCTTTCGCAGGAACCCGATCTCCTGCTGCTGGACGAGTTCTCGATCGCCGTGGATCCGGTCACCACGATGCGCATAGAGGATGTCCTCAAGGACTTGAAGAACGAGATGTCGATCGTGCTGGTGACCAATCTGGTGCAGCAGGCGAGGCGGCTGGCGGACCGGACCGCGTTCTTCCTGACCGGCGAGCACGTCGAAACCAGCGACACGGCGCGCATCTTCAGCGGCATCGTCAAGGATCCGCGCACCCACGACTACATCGAGGGACGCTTTGGCTGAGCCGGCTGCCGCTCCCGCACCTGCCGCGATCGCGACCCGGGGCCTCAACCTCTGGTATGGAGACTTCCAGGCCCTCTTCGATGTCAACCTGCACGTGAAGCAGGGCATCATCACCTCCCT
Encoded here:
- a CDS encoding phosphate ABC transporter ATP-binding protein, which encodes MVAGGAPNGGGASAEALSAKVVVQNLTIRYGNHVALRGLDLSIRRNEILGVIGPAGSGKTSFLRALNRMDEFIPGMEVEGRITFDGRDIRRVRNVYALRSRIGVVFPLPVGLPLTVYENVALAPRLRGVRKGSELDEIVERCLRRAALWEEVRDRLDSLGSLLSGGQQQRLTIARALSQEPDLLLLDEFSIAVDPVTTMRIEDVLKDLKNEMSIVLVTNLVQQARRLADRTAFFLTGEHVETSDTARIFSGIVKDPRTHDYIEGRFG